DNA sequence from the Rubripirellula tenax genome:
TTCTTTCCTTTGCGTCCCTCCCACTCGGCAAACTTTTTGCCGTCACGGATAACGATCGTGGCACCGCCAGGCAGCGGTCGCGTCACAGCTTTCTTTATCAGAGTCCCCATCGTATTTCATTACTCCACTTGCATTAGTTGAATTGGATTTCTAATTCGGCAACAGCTTGGTAGTGACGCGGGCTCTTGGCGGGCTGATCTAGCCGCCACCCTCGCATCATACCTGTTGCGCTCGTACGATCACGACCCAAAAATCGGTCGTGACAGTTCGTTTTCTGCGTGTCCGTCTCGGTCCGCAGGACCGAAAGAGACGGACGCTCTTATGGTCCCTTATGGGATGCCGGTCACAGCTGTGTCCGCGACAAATGACTCCCGGTGTCCAGTAACACCGGACATGGCCGTGTCCGCCTTCCGACGGACACGGCCTTAACTCCGATGCGCTACCTCGTCTCAGCCAAAGGCTTTGACATCGCGTAAACCCGATACACGGACGCCCCTTGGCTGAGGCCGCCACGACTGACCACTTCGACCAATCCCCGCTCGTCCAGTCGCTTGAGCACACGGCGAACCGTGCGATCACTGACGCCTGCACGATTGGCAATGTCTAATTGCCCCGACCGAGCCATCCCGTCTCTCGTATCGCGGTAGAGCACGAACCACACGGCGGCCTCCGATGAGCTCAGTGTCCTAAGCGAAACGTCGACGAAGGTGTTTAGGATCGTGAACCGATCCGCTGTCACAACATTTCGTTGCCTTGAAGTTGGTCGCGTCATGAATCCCTCCAGAGCCCGCGAACAGGACCGCGACGGGGGCCAGACGCCACAAAACTATCAACCGGCTGAGGCCAAAATGACTGCCGTGACCGGTTGAACGCCAGCTCAATGTCGGTGGGCTTTCCATACCGTGACTTCAAATGCCGAAGTGTGACGCCGATCTCCAATGCACCCGACTCGTCATCCTCCGTTGGCACAATCAGGTAGGCGTCATCGGCACCGTACTCCAGTTCGGACGACTCACGAAACGAAGCAAGCGACAAGCCATCACCGGCATAGCTGGATCGGCCTCTAGCGTCCTTCGTTCTGCCAACGGCCGCCACGGCGACAACACAGTAGCCGGCCGCTGCAAAGTGTCGAATCGAATCCATGGTTGCATCCACCGAACCTCGTTTGTCATCGTGACTTCCGACCGGACGAATCCGCTGGATATAGTCAAGAACAATCAATTCGGCACTGATTGAGTCGGCTGCCGCTGCGACATTGTCGATCGTCATCGGTGATTGAACAAAAACTAACCGATCGGCCACGCCGCTCAGTAACCCCAGAGCTGGTTCCAGCTGGCCTTTCTGGACCGCGTCCAACGTCCGGCGTTGAATGCCATCCAGCGGTAGATCGCTAAGACGGCTGAGCTGCCGTTCCAGCAATCGTTCCGGTGGCATTTCGACGTTGGCGATGCAGGCAGAGAGTGACGGCGCATTCACCAGTGCGGTAACCACACACTGCATCACAAACGCCGTTTTCCCCATACCAGGTGAGCCACCAAGCAGCGTTACCGTACCGGGACAAAGACGAAATCCATTCGCCCCCATCCCAACATCGAAGAAACGT
Encoded proteins:
- a CDS encoding DnaB-like helicase C-terminal domain-containing protein, whose protein sequence is MSAGNYILCEQLFNDWKDDVLHGEPPRFFDVGMGANGFRLCPGTVTLLGGSPGMGKTAFVMQCVVTALVNAPSLSACIANVEMPPERLLERQLSRLSDLPLDGIQRRTLDAVQKGQLEPALGLLSGVADRLVFVQSPMTIDNVAAAADSISAELIVLDYIQRIRPVGSHDDKRGSVDATMDSIRHFAAAGYCVVAVAAVGRTKDARGRSSYAGDGLSLASFRESSELEYGADDAYLIVPTEDDESGALEIGVTLRHLKSRYGKPTDIELAFNRSRQSFWPQPVDSFVASGPRRGPVRGLWRDS
- a CDS encoding HTH domain-containing protein, translated to MTRPTSRQRNVVTADRFTILNTFVDVSLRTLSSSEAAVWFVLYRDTRDGMARSGQLDIANRAGVSDRTVRRVLKRLDERGLVEVVSRGGLSQGASVYRVYAMSKPLAETR